cagagatgaagaaagtagttcagatgatccagagtgACAAGGGTGAAGATTATTGGTGTTTACTGTTTGTTGTTGTATCATATTATTGGTGTGTACTGTAATATAAAGTGTGGTAATATTGTCCTCTTTCCGGAGAGGGTGAAATAATTGGAGTTTTCTATTGAGTACTGTTTAAATTGTACGTTGTAGTAAATGTGGCAAGAATAGTCATATTTGTGTATAGTAAGTATGAGGTGAAGTCTTGATGTAATAAAGGCTTGCATGGACTAGCAACAGTAGGGTGGCAGGACTTATTTATGTATAGGTCTGTAACGAATATAATTGGTGGTAACCAATTATATGTATATAATGTTTGTATGAGGTCGGTCCTACCTCTTTACGTCTATAAAAGGAGGGATCTACTTCTGTAATCACCAAGCGAGCAAGCAAAGTTAATAAAAGTCAGTGTTTGCAATAATATTCCAGTCTCTTGTGTTCTTATAATTCTTTGTTGTGTTCTTtctacgatcctaacctacttagtgtttgtacccacttcgtgtctgtaaatTCTGTCCAAGAGGTGCATTGGGTTCTCCCGTCTTTAGATGTCGatcaaaataagaacaaaaaagtaCAGTGTGCAATCAGGTTAAGTGGTATTAAGAGAATCCGAGGTGATTGGTTGGAGAGGGGTCATGTGATCCTACTGTTGAGTATTGCTGTTGGTATAAATTTTGCTCCCACCATTACTTGGGAAGGTTGTAATTCTCTTTGGAGAGAATATCGACTGTTGTGTGGTTAGTTAGCAAGGAAAGAGTGCGTTTTAGCTATGGAGAGGAGGAATGtgatgcaatcaaaatatcaaAGGGAATCAAGGATTCAAATAAAAGAGCAAAATCTTATTCAAGGGGATAAACCCCAaaaggtggagagagaaactatgtctcaatcaatatattcaatattcttaataatcaaaagttaccAAATGAGAGACTCActcacctatttatagactcaagacTGTACTGACCCTAAATACACTAAAATGATACAAGTATCCTTAATTCTGCTGCATCATACACCCcctctaaaaagaaaacaacttgtcctcaagttggacaacaaaacacaaagacacttaaataaagaaaacataaaagtgATTCTCATGCAGCTCTAAATTAGACATGCGGCTGCATTCCTTGATCAACGGATCACCCTCAACACAACCAATCTTCAATATGAGCTTCTTCTTGAATACATCCACCGCGGCCATTCATAGGTGTGAATAAGCAATCCATTTGGGATGTCTTCGTTACAACAAAACACCATCAAAAGATCTCCGAACACATACTTTCAAAATAGACTTAGACCAATCATCATTTGAAGATTTAAGAACGTGCACCACATCATACCCAAGACTTGCTTGAGTGAACACCATCCCCAAGGGGTCTTCAAACTGTTCCATGAGTGCTTCCACTTCTTTTGGTGAAGTCCGGTGGGCAGTTGTGGACAGAAGTCTTAGCTTCGGGACCAATGCACCACAAACTTAAACATCTTGCAATTGGGGCAACCCAGGAGGCAACACTTGAAAGCAATCCTTGACCATTGGTTCCACCAATTCTTCATCAAATAGTGGAGCTTCCAAATCATGCCCATGCTCTTCAAGTTGAGTGTCTTGTACCAAAGGCAACTTGAAAGTCAAGTCTTGAGAGCAATCTTCAATCTCAAGGTTGCGACTTCCTTCTTCTCCATAACCTTCCACCAAAAGTTCATCAATTAGCATTCCGTCTTCATTATCAACACCAAACTCCTCATTCGGAAACTCACGAAAGACGGGCACATCTTCAATCTCAAAGACACAATCATCTTCAAGAACACCCTCAAGTTCTTCACTTGGATGTTCATCAAAGATTGGGACATTAGTATACCAATAATCATCATCATAACTTGGTTCTTTCACCTCATTAACAAAGAGAGGATTAAGAACATGATCACTAGCCTTTTCACCAACTTCCAACTCAAGAGATGATCCCCCAAGCTTGAAGCATTCGAATATTCCACAATGTGATGAATTTCTAGCCTCCAAGGTGCCGATTAAATGTTGATTTTCAGTTGGGACAGCCTCTAAGGACTTACTCTTACCAAAACTAGCCAAAGAATCGGCATTGGGATGTTGATTGAAATGTAAGAATTCCTCATTgagcttcttcttcatcttacCCATTCCCTAATCTTTTCTTTGTCTCTCCTTTGTCGACCAGCTTTGAATTGTGTCCACCAATCCGAAGCTCTCCCCTTAAGGCAAGTAGATGGCAACTTCACCTTCTTTTCTTCGGTAACAAAATCATATTCAAACACACTCTCAATGGTGTTCAACCAACCAACGAACTCTAGTGGGCTTCCACAAAACTTGGGAAGTTCATTATCAACATCGTTCACCGATGTGTATTTAAATCCAACCAAATTTGCTCTACGCTAATGCGGAGCACCATAACAAAGTTTCAATGCAATGGAATCCTTCCTTCCGGTCGAACGATGCCAACGCCGCACCTTGTCATACAAGGTAGCAACTTGTTCACTCAACTCTATCTCATTCCTCTTGCAATTTGAATTGCCATAAGTAgcaatttcatcaccaaaatcTTTCATAACATCTCTACCTCtacctcttcttcctccaaaaCCTCCCATAACATCTCTACCTCCACCTCTACCTCTTTGAGCCATTACAATACCACAAATTCACTCCAAATAAGCAAATCAATCCCAACGAACATGCACCCAGTCAACTCAGTCTAACTTAGTGATTGTCCTCCCAAACTCAGCCAACTCAGTGATTTTAAACCCAAACCCAGTCAACCCAATATACAAACAGCCTCAAATCACAATCAATCGACACAAATGATCCCAAAATGACATTAACCCACAAGAATCGCTAGAAATGGCAGCAAATAGCAACAAATCGAGATAACCCAACTGAAATGAAACCTTAAAATGCAGATTTGAGTACCAAAAAAGTATAAACGGAGGCCCTTACCAGAAATCGAAGGTCGATTAGGGCTGGGTCAGCTCAAAATCAATAGGATAATGCTCGAAATTGTTCGTACAGCTTCAAAAAGGGTTGAAACAGGCAGATCTAGTCTCGAAATGATGGATTAGAACTCGAAAACAACCAGAAATTGACAAATGGAGCTTGCTAAAGTGATTTTGAGACTGCTACAATGATTTCGGAGCCTGTTACAGTGATTTTGAGTCTGCTACAGTGATTTCAAGTGAGATCTGTGGGTTTTGAGGGTTTTTGGGCTTCGAAGAGTACATAAAATCAATTGAACAGCTTTGAAATGGtcccaaaatgggttttgggtgtTCGAAACAGTGAAAATCAGCTTCGAAAAGGTTGATCTGTGGATCTTAAGGTTCAAAATCTTTGATCTGTGGATCTTAAGGTTAGAAATCAAGTTATAGGGCCTTGGGTTGTACAGATCTGGAGATTTCGAGTGAAATGGTGTCTCCGGCGAGATTTAGGTTTCCGGCGAAGTTTCCGGTGAGATGAAGGGTGGGGGTCAAGCCTAGAAGCTCTaataccaaatgatgcaatcaaaatattaaagaaaatcAAGGATTCAAAGAAAAGAGCAAAATCTCATTCAAGGGGATTGGATCGGATtcgggtagagagagaaactatgtcTCAATTAGGGTTGCACACAGTCAGGATTGGATCGGATTcctatgaatccaatcctaatccgcgAGTCatggttttttgaaaatgaaatccgTGTTTAGACCAAAAGTCTCACGATTCGGTTCCAATCCGAATCCGCGAGTCATGGTTCGGTCCCGGATTTGTCCATGGATTGCATCAACCAAATACTTCATCACATGTAAATACATGATTCtatactcaaaaaattaaaaaagatgatTACAATAATTAGCACTTGGCAAGTATTCCTTGTTCTAAAACATATTACATCAACTCATCAACTATCCAAGCAAGAATTCCATTCCACGTTCCAGCAAAGTACTACAATGAAAAACAACAATGTAGATCTTCCATTCTCTAGAGCACGGCAACCGGCAAGATATGAAACTTATTCTCTAATTGGATTAAGAGAAACCTTTTCTAGAGCTGCAATGATATAAATGAAGCTAAATTATgtgtaaaattaattatttacAATATGTCACATatgtattatatattttttatttttaaaatatctcacggtccggttcgaATAATCAcggttttcaaataaaaatccaAACCTAATCCATATCAACAGCCCTGAGCAACCGAAGGGTAGAGAATATGAAGAATAAGGGTAATCTACACATGCGGCTATATCACCAAAAGGAAAGAGAGGACCGATTGATACCAATAGCAAGATACACATCTTTTTAGACTCCGAGGGGTGAGAATAGTTGAAGATCAGAAGATTGGAATGAACTACCTTAATAGATTAAGTGCAAACTTTCTTTTCTATATTTTATATGAGTAAGCCCCTTCCCTTAGGAACAGAAGGATACACAAGGGTCTCACAATTATTCATGTTCAACTCCAAGATCCAGCAAGCCAACTTCAACCGAAACTGAGTCACATTCTCCCTCTCTTCCTAATGGCGGCACATACCATTCTTGTAACAGTGGATGGATGATCTAAAGTATCGTAGTCTTTGTTTCTAAAAAGGTGGTGTCCTTTCTTTCACCCCTCCCCCTCCTTTATCGAATTAGCTATGGCTAATCTAGTAGAGTAGGGCTAATCAGAAGTTTCACTATGGGGTACAACCTCAATTCAAGTCGAGCAGCAGCTTTTCTACACTCAAAGGGAACCCGGCATCCCATTAACGGAGACTTCCTATGCAACGCTTTAGCCTTTCGTCATACCCAAAGGGTACTTAGTGCCTCCACCAACTACTAGGCCGtaattttcttgtttctaaATGAAGCGTGGCTCTCTGAATCAAATATGTCCACTGTAGTCTATTTGAAGCGTTCCTGCCCTTTCTTGTCTTGAATCAAACGGAATTGAATAACCATGTGTAGTGGGTAGAATATGCCTGTGTAGCGGATAGCATGGACTGATTGAAATAGCATACTTGTGCAAGGGATCCCATCTCTGAAGAAACCCTCCGACGAGATGAAGTCTGGCCATAGGCCACCAACGTTGATTTTTTATTCTGTTTACTACCCCCGGCAGTTTTCCCAGCTACTTACCTCCTATATTTAGTAAAACAAAGAGCAAACAAAGGGAGCCCTAAGAGCCACTAGAGGACGCTTTGCATTGAGACTATCGAGCTTAGAGGCGACAGATGCTCTATTGATTAGGTTATTCCCTAGGAGTTTAGCTGACACAGCCATCGGATCGGTATACCTCCCACCCCATCGGATCATTCACCTCTTTGACTGACTTTCCAAATTTGTCTGAAGGTTTTTCTAGGAGAAGAGAAGCATAGGACTGATTCTCATAAGAGCATCTCTTTTCATTATATACGGAAATATGAAAAGTAGACCTCTTTTTCCTCAGAACTGAAATCGCTGTCCTAGTCCCTTAGCTACTTCACTCGGGTAGCTTGCTCATGAAACTCCCGTTGCCACATCGAAACCTCATCTTTTTGGCTTAAAAAAGCTCTTTAAGCTATACGCAAAGGGTGACTCAGGAAAAGGGTATAGCATTTAGTCCCACTTTCGGGCGAGGCGATTCCTACTTCCGGAAAACCCGAACCATGactattttcttatttaaaaCCAGCAAGGCGCTTTGCTCGGTCGCAGATAAGAGAGACTGCCCTACGAATGCTAAGGGGTCTCAGTCTCAGAGACCGAACTGACCTAATAAGAGCTGCAAGCGAGAAAGAGCCAGAGGTTTCATTTCCTTAGTCTTTACTTAAATATTAACCCTAGCTGCAAGAGAAAGGGTCCGTAGGACATATTCGCCCTTCTTTTAGTTTAGAGAGACCATAGGGATGCCCTAACAGATACTTGACTCCTAACTCAGATCACGAAGTACAAAAGAAATCCAAGTCAATTCGGCAGTAGCTTAGACTTTCCCGAAGGCCGAGGAGAAGTCACTCCATTATTGCTTATGCGGAAGACTCACTCAATTCTTTatgaaaaatggaagagagCAGAGGGTTTAAAAAGGACAATTTTTGCATTTGAGGGGACTTATCGTACAAAGGGACCCCTTGAAAGTCACGCTTTTGATTAATAGACATGGGCTCCGAAAAGGTTTAATCAGCCAACACCAAGAAATAGTCCTAAATTCCTACCGCTTAACAAGTTGAGAGATTCAATTATTCCCAATGGATGAGCTAAAAAGAATGCGAGCTGAGCCGGAACGGCAGGACGAGACTTTCTCACTTGGACAACAGGAGATGTGGACACTAATTGTACTTACCCTTTTTGCCTttgattttgaataaaaaaaagttgagtGCCACTGGCTGCTACAATATTTTAAAGGAAGGAAATCGAGAATGTACTTCCGGCCGAATTGGCGGAAATAACCGCTATTGTAGTAGTACTTCTTGCCGAAAGGATGGAAAGCGCTATGTATGGATTTACGAATCAGCGAATGGCGGTTTAACCTAAAAATCCCTTACTCCGTGTTTGGGCTAAAGTAGTTAGTTATATCCTGATTAAACGGAAGTCTCTTAGTAACTAGCATAAGCTCCTCCGGGGGGAAAGCCTAACTAAGGAGTATTCATCACGGGTTATACATAGCATGAGTATTAGCGGGCTATCCACAAGCATTAGTTCTCCCCCTGACCTGCCTCTGATTGCTTATCTTCGATTGCAGACTTGGACTCCTTTCCTTAAACTAAGCGAGTAGGCACCAAAGCAAGCTCAAAAGAGGGAGCAGTGCACCAAGGCACGGTCTGGTCTTGGTGACAAATCGAGTCTTAAGGGCCTATTTATCGCATTGGAATGGAACCATACAATTATTGACCTTTCGCAGCCCCTAACCCCAGCATGCACGAGGAAGTCAAAGTAAATTATTGGAACATGCTTGTAGGAATTTGGAAGGAAATCTATACCACTTTTAGTAAGAGGGTGTCGGAACGGGAGGGAGACTGGGTAATAAGATAATGAACACCGTATCCGGGATGGTGAGCAGTACTGTTTTTTTATCCTTTTAGAAAAGCCTGCCTGTCAGCCCTGCAAGGATATCCAACCATAGAAATTTAGGGCAACCGCTTCAATCTCTTCGCCACGATTAGGTTCGTGAAGTTACCTACTTAAGAGGTTACATTAATGTACTTCCCGTATGGAGTGCTCGCTCCACTTTGGTGCGCAGTGCTCGCTCTTGAGGGAAAGGAACCAAAGATTCATGGGGGTTGTTTATAAGAGAGAGAAGAGCTAGAAAGATGGTCCCGTTAGATCAGTGTTTAGTAATTGGAGCCGGTTGGCTCATTTTATCACGCACACGGAATTTTCCGATTTTACTGCTGAATGACATCATTTTATATTCCTAACTCTCTCTCACTTGATCCTGCAAGCCTATACTTCTTTCTTTGATGGCTGTCACTGCGGGTCgcttgcttgatttgaaggactgcccgaccaaaaaaaaagcttGCTTCATTCCCTGCCCTACCACATGAACTCTTCTGTGCCCTTCTCTATACGTGGGTTTGGTCCTCCAAGGCCTGTTAGAGCTCTCTTCAACCTGCTCATGGCTAGATCGATCGGTTTCGGGTTAAATAGGAAGCACTAGAAGATTCCACCCTTGGAAAACGCCTACACTTAATGGCTTAAGCCGCTGTTCCCATTTCCTCGCTGACCCATCATGCAAAAGGTACGCCGTTAGAGTAAGTGCGCTTTACTCATATAATAGAAAGTAAAGGCTCTAAGCTCCGCTCCTTCGACTGATTGTTCGCATCGGATCTCAGGTTCTCTATTGCACTCCCTAAATAGGGTTCTTTTCACCTTTCCCTCACGGTACTTGTACGCTATCGGTCAATGAGGAATACTTAGGCTTAGAGGGTGGTCCCCCTTTCTCGCGTAAAAGCGATCAGAATTCGAACACGCCACGTTTTACTGGGAAGGATCAAACCATGGGAACGAATCTACAGGGCTATCACCTTCTTTGGCCAGGTCTTCCAACCTTTTCACAATTACAGTTCA
This DNA window, taken from Rhododendron vialii isolate Sample 1 chromosome 8a, ASM3025357v1, encodes the following:
- the LOC131335706 gene encoding uncharacterized protein LOC131335706; translated protein: MGKMKKKLNEEFLHFNQHPNADSLASFGKSKSLEAVPTENQHLIGTLEARNSSHCGIFECFKLGGSSLELEVGEKASDHVLNPLFVNEVKEPSYDDDYWYTNVPIFDEHPSEELEGVLEDDCVFEIEDVPVFREFPNEEFGVDNEDGMLIDELLVEGYGEEGSRNLEIEDCSQDLTFKLPLVQDTQLEEHGHDLEAPLFDEELVEPMVKDCFQVLPPGLPQLQDV